From Aedes albopictus strain Foshan chromosome 1, AalbF5, whole genome shotgun sequence, one genomic window encodes:
- the LOC109412593 gene encoding fibroblast growth factor receptor homolog 1 isoform X3: MAPNSALFPQLPAISLIALLWLLTIVVNEQFEPIAAYKILGDPDMIRINLGTKKLVKETVPLNSKLQIKCNFEAPLWYKNGEPTTSDAKRGKSLKFYPVKKTDAGYYSCGSEYGEWSNLTLSVISQHEASDHYQNDSPGSGLGPASPPRTRVANLEKKSLLPLLPKPSPSPAPLDLVENDLLDSSFKVTSQGGSTVTITKKVDENYKVRCNGTVEPSSQISWIKDGEVVPTTKSRPTLALHTLMPEDAGVYVCRVCNAQGCINSTTILEVIDDPEDSDRYNDMEVHSQVSDNEDPDDPDYVDDEQDDYEDAEEDEEVDEEIINAGLQPGSADGEFTESQSAPPRPNGQLPPGPPVFTKEEHMVKLMPKPSGNMVRLRCPADGNPVPNITWTKDNEKIVRSMGSVKYAKWSIVLEDLVPKDSGKYTCHVCNGHGCINFTTKLEVKDRVNHKPILTKPLTNITAVVGTNVSMECKVLSDLSMFIQWVKFKGLCEDCAIIKNKRDADNPEVLTLENVTYADEGWYTCVAANTLGASYESAYLRVVDEFLVDPPIVHPVRQHSTLITIMTTVLSSCFMILAVIVIIVCKKLKREKMKHRAMEHVNQWTKKVIVLKQPVIENSIPGVTESMQMPIVRIEKQRSTLVQSGNCDPTMISEYEFPIDLNWEFPRNKLVLGKSLGEGAFGKVVMAEANGLVKGQASTVVAVKMLKEGHTDADVKDLVCEMEVMKMIGKHVNIINLLGCCCKDGPLYVIVEYAPHGNLKDFLRSHRFGTSNYEDMVIGEKEKKILTQKELISFAYQIARGMEHLASRRCIHRDLAARNVLVSDGYVMKIADFGLARDIHSQEYYRKTTTGKLPIRWMAPESLEEKFYDSQSDVWSFGVLLWEIMTLGGNPYSSIPTWDNLLEHLKKGKRLEQPPLCSIDIYLFMRECWHYRPEERPTFSEIVQHLDRLVSITSNEEYLDLGLPLLETPPSSDDESDDNDDNDHDGCERVRMYPFNHHHLHSHTTESTF, translated from the exons ACTCAAATTCTATCCGGTCAAGAAGACCGACGCCGGTTACTACTCCTGTGGTTCCGAATACGGCGAATGGTCCAACCTAACCCTGTCCGTGATCAGCCAGCACGAAGCGTCCGACCACTACCAAAACGATTCCCCCGGAAGTGGCCTCGGTCCTGCGAGCCCGCCTCGCACACGGGTAGCCAATCTGGAGAAGAAGAGTCTGTTGCCACTACTGCCCAAACCATCGCCGAGTCCGGCGCCGCTGGATTTGGTGGAGAACGATCTTCTCGATAGTTCGTTTAAGGTGACGAGTCAAGGTGGAAGTACGGTTACGATAACCAAGAAGGTTGACGAAAACTACAAGGTGCGATGTAATGGTACGGTCGAGCCGAGTTCGCAGATCAGTTGGATCAAGGACGGTGAAGTGGTGCCAACCACCAAGAGTCGGCCAACTCTAGCACTGCACACGTTGATGCCGGAGGATGCTGGGGTTTACGTTTGCCGAGTGTGCAACGCACAGGGGTGCATCAATTCTACGACGATCTTGGAAGTGATCGACGATCCTGAGGATTCGGACCGCTACAACGATATGGAGGTGCATTCGCAAGTGTCGGACAATGAAGATCCGGACGATCCGGACTACGTTGACGATGAGCAGGATGACTACGAGGACGCGGAAGAAGATGAGGAAGTTGATGAAGAGATCATCAACGCAGGTTTGCAGCCGGGTAGTGCGGATGGCGAGTTTACCGAAAGCCAGTCTGCACCACCCAGACCGAATGGGCAACTTCCTCCGGGACCGCCCGTCTTCACCAAGGAAGAGCACATGGTGAAGCTGATGCCGAAGCCTTCCGGGAATATGGTGCGACTACGCTGTCCAGCGGATGGCAACCCGGTTCCGAACATTACCTGGACAAAGGACAACGAAAAGATCGTCCGCAGCATGGGTTCGGTCAAGTACGCCAAGTGGTCGATCGTGCTGGAAGATTTGGTTCCTAAGGATTCCGGAAAGTATACGTGCCACGTGTGCAACGGCCATGGCTGCATCAACTTCACCACCAAACTGGAAGTGAAAG ATCGTGTGAATCACAAACCGATTCTCACAAAGCCGCTAACGAACATCACCGCCGTTGTCGGCACTAACGTTTCCATGGAATGCAAGGTGCTGAGTGACCTTTCCATGTTCATCCAGTGGGTCAAGTTCAAGGGCTTGTGCGAGGACTGTGCGATTATTAAGAATAAG CGTGACGCGGACAACCCGGAGGTACTAACTCTTGAAAATGTGACCTACGCCGACGAAGGATGGTACACCTGCGTGGCGGCCAATACGCTAGGGGCGTCTTACGAAAGCGCATACCTGCGAGTGGTTGACGAATTTTTGGTGGATCCTCCGATAGTTCATCCGGTGCGGCAACACTCCACGCTGATAACGATCATGACAACGGTTCTGTCCAGTTGTTTCATGATCCTGGCGGTCATTGTGATCATCGTTTGCAAGAAGCTGAAGCGCGAGAAGATGAAACACCGAGCCATGGAGCACGTCAACCAGTGGACGAAGAAGGTCATCGTGCTGAAGCAGCCGGTTATAGAGAACAGCATCCCGGGGGTTACCGAGTCCATG CAAATGCCAATCGTCCGGATCGAGAAACAACGATCAACCCTGGTGCAAAGCGGGAACTGTGACCCGACCATGATCTCCGAGTACGAGTTCCCGATCGACCTGAACTGGGAGTTCCCACGGAACAAGCTGGTTCTTGGGAAAAGTCTTGGCGAAGGTGCCTTCGGAAAAGTAGTTATGGCCGAGGCGAATGGCTTGGTGAAAGGGCAAGCCTCTACGGTTGTCGCCGTTAAGATGCTGAAAG AGGGCCACACCGACGCCGACGTGAAGGACCTGGTCTGCGAGATGGAAGTCATGAAGATGATCGGCAAACACGTCAACATTATCAACCTGCTCGGGTGCTGCTGCAAAGACGGTCCACTGTACGTGATCGTAGAGTACGCCCCACACGGCAACCTCAAAGACTTCCTGCGGAGTCATCGCTTCGGGACGAGCAACTACGAGGACATGGTCATCGGCGAGAAGGAGAAGAAGATCCTCACCCAGAAGGAGCTGATCTCGTTTGCGTATCAGATCGCACGCGGTATGGAGCACCTGGCGTCGAGGAGG TGTATTCACCGGGACTTGGCGGCACGTAACGTGCTGGTTAGCGACGGCTACGTGATGAAGATTGCCGATTTCGGATTGGCACGAGACATCCACAGCCAAGAGTACTACCGAAAGACGACAACTGGCAAACTGCCCATCCGATGGATGGCGCCAGAGTCGCTGGAGGAGAAGTTCTACGATTCCCAGAGCGATGT GTGGTCCTTTGGAGTGCTGCTTTGGGAAATCATGACGTTAGGTGGCAATCCCTACTCTTCGATCCCAACTTGGGATAATCTCCTGGAGCACCTTAAGAAGGGCAAACGACTGGAGCAACCACCTCTATGCTCCATAGACAT ATACCTATTCATGCGCGAGTGCTGGCACTACCGGCCCGAGGAACGGCCCACCTTCAGCGAGATCGTGCAACACCTGGACCGGCTGGTGAGCATAACCTCCAACGAGGAGTATCTGGATCTCGGGCTGCCCCTGCTGGAAACGCCACCGTCCAGCGATGACGAGTCGGAtgacaacgacgacaacgaccacGATGGTTGCGAACGGGTGCGGATGTATCCCTTCAACCACCACCATCTCCACAGTCACACCACCGAAAGTACCTTTTGA
- the LOC109412593 gene encoding fibroblast growth factor receptor homolog 1 isoform X1, which produces MAPNSALFPQLPAISLIALLWLLTIVVNEQFEPIAAYKILGDPDMIRINLGTKKLVKETVPLNSKLQIKCNFEAPLWYKNGEPTTSDAKRGKSLKFYPVKKTDAGYYSCGSEYGEWSNLTLSVISQHEASDHYQNDSPGSGLGPASPPRTRVANLEKKSLLPLLPKPSPSPAPLDLVENDLLDSSFKVTSQGGSTVTITKKVDENYKVRCNGTVEPSSQISWIKDGEVVPTTKSRPTLALHTLMPEDAGVYVCRVCNAQGCINSTTILEVIDDPEDSDRYNDMEVHSQVSDNEDPDDPDYVDDEQDDYEDAEEDEEVDEEIINAGLQPGSADGEFTESQSAPPRPNGQLPPGPPVFTKEEHMVKLMPKPSGNMVRLRCPADGNPVPNITWTKDNEKIVRSMGSVKYAKWSIVLEDLVPKDSGKYTCHVCNGHGCINFTTKLEVKDRFPARPYIKEGFMHNITVLVNSTATLECRTISDLEPHIEWIKFHIVDSTNPNIPENITKLERDADNPEVLTLENVTYADEGWYTCVAANTLGASYESAYLRVVDEFLVDPPIVHPVRQHSTLITIMTTVLSSCFMILAVIVIIVCKKLKREKMKHRAMEHVNQWTKKVIVLKQPVIENSIPGVTESMQMPIVRIEKQRSTLVQSGNCDPTMISEYEFPIDLNWEFPRNKLVLGKSLGEGAFGKVVMAEANGLVKGQASTVVAVKMLKEGHTDADVKDLVCEMEVMKMIGKHVNIINLLGCCCKDGPLYVIVEYAPHGNLKDFLRSHRFGTSNYEDMVIGEKEKKILTQKELISFAYQIARGMEHLASRRCIHRDLAARNVLVSDGYVMKIADFGLARDIHSQEYYRKTTTGKLPIRWMAPESLEEKFYDSQSDVWSFGVLLWEIMTLGGNPYSSIPTWDNLLEHLKKGKRLEQPPLCSIDIYLFMRECWHYRPEERPTFSEIVQHLDRLVSITSNEEYLDLGLPLLETPPSSDDESDDNDDNDHDGCERVRMYPFNHHHLHSHTTESTF; this is translated from the exons ACTCAAATTCTATCCGGTCAAGAAGACCGACGCCGGTTACTACTCCTGTGGTTCCGAATACGGCGAATGGTCCAACCTAACCCTGTCCGTGATCAGCCAGCACGAAGCGTCCGACCACTACCAAAACGATTCCCCCGGAAGTGGCCTCGGTCCTGCGAGCCCGCCTCGCACACGGGTAGCCAATCTGGAGAAGAAGAGTCTGTTGCCACTACTGCCCAAACCATCGCCGAGTCCGGCGCCGCTGGATTTGGTGGAGAACGATCTTCTCGATAGTTCGTTTAAGGTGACGAGTCAAGGTGGAAGTACGGTTACGATAACCAAGAAGGTTGACGAAAACTACAAGGTGCGATGTAATGGTACGGTCGAGCCGAGTTCGCAGATCAGTTGGATCAAGGACGGTGAAGTGGTGCCAACCACCAAGAGTCGGCCAACTCTAGCACTGCACACGTTGATGCCGGAGGATGCTGGGGTTTACGTTTGCCGAGTGTGCAACGCACAGGGGTGCATCAATTCTACGACGATCTTGGAAGTGATCGACGATCCTGAGGATTCGGACCGCTACAACGATATGGAGGTGCATTCGCAAGTGTCGGACAATGAAGATCCGGACGATCCGGACTACGTTGACGATGAGCAGGATGACTACGAGGACGCGGAAGAAGATGAGGAAGTTGATGAAGAGATCATCAACGCAGGTTTGCAGCCGGGTAGTGCGGATGGCGAGTTTACCGAAAGCCAGTCTGCACCACCCAGACCGAATGGGCAACTTCCTCCGGGACCGCCCGTCTTCACCAAGGAAGAGCACATGGTGAAGCTGATGCCGAAGCCTTCCGGGAATATGGTGCGACTACGCTGTCCAGCGGATGGCAACCCGGTTCCGAACATTACCTGGACAAAGGACAACGAAAAGATCGTCCGCAGCATGGGTTCGGTCAAGTACGCCAAGTGGTCGATCGTGCTGGAAGATTTGGTTCCTAAGGATTCCGGAAAGTATACGTGCCACGTGTGCAACGGCCATGGCTGCATCAACTTCACCACCAAACTGGAAGTGAAAG ATCGCTTCCCAGCACGGCCGTACATCAAGGAAGGGTTTATGCACAACATCACCGTACTGGTGAACTCTACCGCGACTCTGGAGTGTCGTACGATATCGGACCTTGAGCCGCACATTGAGTGGATCAAGTTTCACATCGTTGACAGCACCAATCCGAACATTCCCGAGAATATTACGAAACTAGAG CGTGACGCGGACAACCCGGAGGTACTAACTCTTGAAAATGTGACCTACGCCGACGAAGGATGGTACACCTGCGTGGCGGCCAATACGCTAGGGGCGTCTTACGAAAGCGCATACCTGCGAGTGGTTGACGAATTTTTGGTGGATCCTCCGATAGTTCATCCGGTGCGGCAACACTCCACGCTGATAACGATCATGACAACGGTTCTGTCCAGTTGTTTCATGATCCTGGCGGTCATTGTGATCATCGTTTGCAAGAAGCTGAAGCGCGAGAAGATGAAACACCGAGCCATGGAGCACGTCAACCAGTGGACGAAGAAGGTCATCGTGCTGAAGCAGCCGGTTATAGAGAACAGCATCCCGGGGGTTACCGAGTCCATG CAAATGCCAATCGTCCGGATCGAGAAACAACGATCAACCCTGGTGCAAAGCGGGAACTGTGACCCGACCATGATCTCCGAGTACGAGTTCCCGATCGACCTGAACTGGGAGTTCCCACGGAACAAGCTGGTTCTTGGGAAAAGTCTTGGCGAAGGTGCCTTCGGAAAAGTAGTTATGGCCGAGGCGAATGGCTTGGTGAAAGGGCAAGCCTCTACGGTTGTCGCCGTTAAGATGCTGAAAG AGGGCCACACCGACGCCGACGTGAAGGACCTGGTCTGCGAGATGGAAGTCATGAAGATGATCGGCAAACACGTCAACATTATCAACCTGCTCGGGTGCTGCTGCAAAGACGGTCCACTGTACGTGATCGTAGAGTACGCCCCACACGGCAACCTCAAAGACTTCCTGCGGAGTCATCGCTTCGGGACGAGCAACTACGAGGACATGGTCATCGGCGAGAAGGAGAAGAAGATCCTCACCCAGAAGGAGCTGATCTCGTTTGCGTATCAGATCGCACGCGGTATGGAGCACCTGGCGTCGAGGAGG TGTATTCACCGGGACTTGGCGGCACGTAACGTGCTGGTTAGCGACGGCTACGTGATGAAGATTGCCGATTTCGGATTGGCACGAGACATCCACAGCCAAGAGTACTACCGAAAGACGACAACTGGCAAACTGCCCATCCGATGGATGGCGCCAGAGTCGCTGGAGGAGAAGTTCTACGATTCCCAGAGCGATGT GTGGTCCTTTGGAGTGCTGCTTTGGGAAATCATGACGTTAGGTGGCAATCCCTACTCTTCGATCCCAACTTGGGATAATCTCCTGGAGCACCTTAAGAAGGGCAAACGACTGGAGCAACCACCTCTATGCTCCATAGACAT ATACCTATTCATGCGCGAGTGCTGGCACTACCGGCCCGAGGAACGGCCCACCTTCAGCGAGATCGTGCAACACCTGGACCGGCTGGTGAGCATAACCTCCAACGAGGAGTATCTGGATCTCGGGCTGCCCCTGCTGGAAACGCCACCGTCCAGCGATGACGAGTCGGAtgacaacgacgacaacgaccacGATGGTTGCGAACGGGTGCGGATGTATCCCTTCAACCACCACCATCTCCACAGTCACACCACCGAAAGTACCTTTTGA
- the LOC109412593 gene encoding fibroblast growth factor receptor homolog 1 isoform X2, protein MAPNSVLFPQLPAISLIALLWLLTIVVNEQFEPVAAYKILGDPDMIRINLGTKKLVKETVPLNSKLQIKCNFEAPLWYKNGEPTTSDAKRGKSLKFYPVKKTDAGYYSCGSEYGEWSNLTLSVISQHEASDHYQNDSPGSGLGPASPPRTRVANLEKKSLLPLLPKPSPSPAPLDLVENDLLDSSFKVTSQGGSTVTITKKVDENYKVRCNGTVEPSSQISWIKDGEVVPTTKSRPTLALHTLMPEDAGVYVCRVCNAQGCINSTTILEVIDDPEDSDRYNDMEVHSQVSDNEDPDDPDYVDDEQDDYEDAEEDEEVDEEIINAGLQPGSADGEFTESQSAPPRPNGQLPPGPPVFTKEEHMVKLMPKPSGNMVRLRCPADGNPVPNITWTKDNEKIVRSMGSVKYAKWSIVLEDLVPKDSGKYTCHVCNGHGCINFTTKLEVKDRFPARPYIKEGFMHNITVLVNSTATLECRTISDLEPHIEWIKFHIVDSTNPNIPENITKLERDADNPEVLTLENVTYADEGWYTCVAANTLGASYESAYLRVVDEFLVDPPIVHPVRQHSTLITIMTTVLSSCFMILAVIVIIVCKKLKREKMKHRAMEHVNQWTKKVIVLKQPVIENSIPGVTESMQMPIVRIEKQRSTLVQSGNCDPTMISEYEFPIDLNWEFPRNKLVLGKSLGEGAFGKVVMAEANGLVKGQASTVVAVKMLKEGHTDADVKDLVCEMEVMKMIGKHVNIINLLGCCCKDGPLYVIVEYAPHGNLKDFLRSHRFGTSNYEDMVIGEKEKKILTQKELISFAYQIARGMEHLASRRCIHRDLAARNVLVSDGYVMKIADFGLARDIHSQEYYRKTTTGKLPIRWMAPESLEEKFYDSQSDVWSFGVLLWEIMTLGGNPYSSIPTWDNLLEHLKKGKRLEQPPLCSIDIYLFMRECWHYRPEERPTFSEIVQHLDRLVSITSNEEYLDLGLPLLETPPSSDDESDDNDDNDHDGCERVRMYPFNHHHLHSHTTESTF, encoded by the exons ACTCAAATTCTATCCGGTCAAGAAGACCGACGCCGGTTACTACTCCTGTGGTTCCGAATACGGCGAATGGTCCAACCTAACCCTGTCCGTGATCAGCCAGCACGAAGCGTCCGACCACTACCAAAACGATTCCCCCGGAAGTGGCCTCGGTCCTGCGAGCCCGCCTCGCACACGGGTAGCCAATCTGGAGAAGAAGAGTCTGTTGCCACTACTGCCCAAACCATCGCCGAGTCCGGCGCCGCTGGATTTGGTGGAGAACGATCTTCTCGATAGTTCGTTTAAGGTGACGAGTCAAGGTGGAAGTACGGTTACGATAACCAAGAAGGTTGACGAAAACTACAAGGTGCGATGTAATGGTACGGTCGAGCCGAGTTCGCAGATCAGTTGGATCAAGGACGGTGAAGTGGTGCCAACCACCAAGAGTCGGCCAACTCTAGCACTGCACACGTTGATGCCGGAGGATGCTGGGGTTTACGTTTGCCGAGTGTGCAACGCACAGGGGTGCATCAATTCTACGACGATCTTGGAAGTGATCGACGATCCTGAGGATTCGGACCGCTACAACGATATGGAGGTGCATTCGCAAGTGTCGGACAATGAAGATCCGGACGATCCGGACTACGTTGACGATGAGCAGGATGACTACGAGGACGCGGAAGAAGATGAGGAAGTTGATGAAGAGATCATCAACGCAGGTTTGCAGCCGGGTAGTGCGGATGGCGAGTTTACCGAAAGCCAGTCTGCACCACCCAGACCGAATGGGCAACTTCCTCCGGGACCGCCCGTCTTCACCAAGGAAGAGCACATGGTGAAGCTGATGCCGAAGCCTTCCGGGAATATGGTGCGACTACGCTGTCCAGCGGATGGCAACCCGGTTCCGAACATTACCTGGACAAAGGACAACGAAAAGATCGTCCGCAGCATGGGTTCGGTCAAGTACGCCAAGTGGTCGATCGTGCTGGAAGATTTGGTTCCTAAGGATTCCGGAAAGTATACGTGCCACGTGTGCAACGGCCATGGCTGCATCAACTTCACCACCAAACTGGAAGTGAAAG ATCGCTTCCCAGCACGGCCGTACATCAAGGAAGGGTTTATGCACAACATCACCGTACTGGTGAACTCTACCGCGACTCTGGAGTGTCGTACGATATCGGACCTTGAGCCGCACATTGAGTGGATCAAGTTTCACATCGTTGACAGCACCAATCCGAACATTCCCGAGAATATTACGAAACTAGAG CGTGACGCGGACAACCCGGAGGTACTAACTCTTGAAAATGTGACCTACGCCGACGAAGGATGGTACACCTGCGTGGCGGCCAATACGCTAGGGGCGTCTTACGAAAGCGCATACCTGCGAGTGGTTGACGAATTTTTGGTGGATCCTCCGATAGTTCATCCGGTGCGGCAACACTCCACGCTGATAACGATCATGACAACGGTTCTGTCCAGTTGTTTCATGATCCTGGCGGTCATTGTGATCATCGTTTGCAAGAAGCTGAAGCGCGAGAAGATGAAACACCGAGCCATGGAGCACGTCAACCAGTGGACGAAGAAGGTCATCGTGCTGAAGCAGCCGGTTATAGAGAACAGCATCCCGGGGGTTACCGAGTCCATG CAAATGCCAATCGTCCGGATCGAGAAACAACGATCAACCCTGGTGCAAAGCGGGAACTGTGACCCGACCATGATCTCCGAGTACGAGTTCCCGATCGACCTGAACTGGGAGTTCCCACGGAACAAGCTGGTTCTTGGGAAAAGTCTTGGCGAAGGTGCCTTCGGAAAAGTAGTTATGGCCGAGGCGAATGGCTTGGTGAAAGGGCAAGCCTCTACGGTTGTCGCCGTTAAGATGCTGAAAG AGGGCCACACCGACGCCGACGTGAAGGACCTGGTCTGCGAGATGGAAGTCATGAAGATGATCGGCAAACACGTCAACATTATCAACCTGCTCGGGTGCTGCTGCAAAGACGGTCCACTGTACGTGATCGTAGAGTACGCCCCACACGGCAACCTCAAAGACTTCCTGCGGAGTCATCGCTTCGGGACGAGCAACTACGAGGACATGGTCATCGGCGAGAAGGAGAAGAAGATCCTCACCCAGAAGGAGCTGATCTCGTTTGCGTATCAGATCGCACGCGGTATGGAGCACCTGGCGTCGAGGAGG TGTATTCACCGGGACTTGGCGGCACGTAACGTGCTGGTTAGCGACGGCTACGTGATGAAGATTGCCGATTTCGGATTGGCACGAGACATCCACAGCCAAGAGTACTACCGAAAGACGACAACTGGCAAACTGCCCATCCGATGGATGGCGCCAGAGTCGCTGGAGGAGAAGTTCTACGATTCCCAGAGCGATGT GTGGTCCTTTGGAGTGCTGCTTTGGGAAATCATGACGTTAGGTGGCAATCCCTACTCTTCGATCCCAACTTGGGATAATCTCCTGGAGCACCTTAAGAAGGGCAAACGACTGGAGCAACCACCTCTATGCTCCATAGACAT ATACCTATTCATGCGCGAGTGCTGGCACTACCGGCCCGAGGAACGGCCCACCTTCAGCGAGATCGTGCAACACCTGGACCGGCTGGTGAGCATAACCTCCAACGAGGAGTATCTGGATCTCGGGCTGCCCCTGCTGGAAACGCCACCGTCCAGCGATGACGAGTCGGAtgacaacgacgacaacgaccacGATGGTTGCGAACGGGTGCGGATGTATCCCTTCAACCACCACCATCTCCACAGTCACACCACCGAAAGTACCTTTTGA